Proteins from one Impatiens glandulifera chromosome 2, dImpGla2.1, whole genome shotgun sequence genomic window:
- the LOC124924707 gene encoding putative GEM-like protein 8 translates to MNILSQQQFYRNPLTTLEKGFSRSINAIEWKHTQVGLKGLGFNLSTAVKRKLSLGATILQNGGLEKVFKRNFQVRQGEMLVTASQCYLSTTAGPIAGLLFISSEKIAFLSERCIKLCSQNGQFVRAQYKVTIPLAKISEAIENKNITRPKEKYIEIVTVDNFDFWFLGFSNYRRTYMNLQKEISESKISKNCNVM, encoded by the exons ATGAATATCCTTTCTCAGCAACAATTTTACAGAAACCCATTGACCACATtggagaaaggttttagtcgtTCTATCAATGCAATTGAGTGGAAACACA CTCAAGTGGGTTTGAAAGGACTGGGGTTTAACTTGTCAACAGCAGTGAAGAGAAAATTGAGCTTGGGAGCTACAATTCTTCAAAATGGTGGATTGGAGAAAGTATTCAAAAGAAATTTCCAAGTCAGACAAGGAGAGATGCTTGtaactgcttcccaatgttatTTATCTACAACAGCCGGTCCCATCGCGGGTCTTCTCTTCATCTCTTCCGAAAAGATTGCATTCCTAAGCGAAAGATGTATCAAATTATGCTCTCAAAACGGACAGTTTGTTAGAGCACAATACAAG GTGACGATACCTCTGGCAAAAATAAGCGAGGCCAttgaaaacaagaacatcacAAGACCTAAAGAGAAATACATCGAGATTGTGACGGTGGATAATTTTGATTTCTGGTTTTTGGGTTTCTCAAATTATCGAAGAACTTATATGAATCTTCAAAAGGAAATCTCCGAATCTAAAATATCAAAGAACTGCAATGTAATGTGA